From the genome of Acidimicrobiia bacterium:
TGGAAGCAGCTCCTCGACACCGACGCCTGCACCATCTGCGGCCGCTGCACCTCCGTGTGCCCGGCGAATGCCACCGGCAAGCCTCTCGACCCGCGCGAGATCGTGCTCAAACTGGGCGAGGTCGCCGCGGCCACCGCGTCACCGCGGATCACGCCGCCGGTCGGTCTCGACGCCGCGATCACGGTGAGCTCCGACTCCGTGTTCGAGCGGATCACCGCCGAGGAGCTGTGGGCGTGCACGTCGTGCCGTGCCTGCGACGAGGTGTGCCCGGTCGACATCGAGATCCTCGACAAGATCCTCGACATGCGCCGCTTCCTGACGCTCATAGAAGGGGAGTTCCCCGCCGAGCTGGGCAAGACGTTCATCAGCCTGGAGAACTCGTCGAACCCGTACGGCATGAGCCAGCAGAACCGGGCCGACTGGACGGCGTCACTCGACTTCGAGGTGAAGCGCCTCGGCGAGCCCGGGGTGACCGCCGAGTACCTGTACTGGGTGGGCTGCGCCGGGTCGTTCGACGACCGCAACAAGAAGGTGACCGTGTCGACGGCGCGGCTGCTGCACGAGGCCGGCGTGGACTTCGCCATCCTCGGGCCGATGGAGCTGTGCACCGGCGACCCGGCTCGCCGGGCCGGCAACGAGTTCGTATTCCAACAGCTCGCGCTGCAGAACATCCAAACCCTCGACGATCTCGGGGTCCGCAAGGTGGTCACCCAGTGCCCGCATTGCTTCAACACCATCGCCAACGAGTATCCGCAGTTCGGCGGATCCTACGAGGTGGTCCACCACAGCCAGGTGCTCATGGACCTGCTCGCCGACGGGCGGATCACGCCGAAGGGGCCGAGCGATCAGCGGATCACCTATCACGACCCGTGCTATCTGGGCCGCCACAACGACGTGTACGTCGCCCCCCGCGACGTGCTGTCGTCGATTGCCGGTGAGCTGGTGGAGATGCCCCGGTGCGGAACCGGATCCTTCTGCTGCGGCGCCGGTGGGTCGCGCATGTGGATGGAGGAGCACGACGGCAAGAAGGTCAACATCGAGCGCACCGAGGAGGCGATCGCCACCGGGGCCGACGTCATCGCCACCGGCTGCCCGTTCTGTTACGTGATGCTCGACGACGGCGTCAAGGAGTTGGGCAACGAGGAGGTCGTCGTCCAGGACCTCGCCATGCTGCTCGCCCGCCGGGTGTTCGACGAGTAGCGCGACTCTTGGTCTTGGTTTTCGCCCCTTACCGCTTTAGGCCCTTCTGAAACAGTCCGATAGCCGGGGTATGAAGTGCACCCGTTGCGGCGCCGACGGCGCCGTCGAAAACCGAGGCACCGAGTCGTTCTGCGTCGACTGCGCTCCCAAGCGGGACTGGCAGGAGCTGATCGCACTGGTGCAGGACGCCCACGTGGCCACCCCGGTGGCCAGCGGCCGTCCCGCCCTGCGCTCCGCCTGAGCCGACCTCCCGCTTCGCGTCCGGCGTTCAATCCTCGCGCCTGTGGATAAGTCAGGCTACGGTTGCCTGCCACGTCCGGAGGTGTGACACCGGTGGGAACCGAAACCGCCAGCTTCGGCGCGGGCAAGCGCGAGAGCCACGACGCAGCCGCCTTCTACGGCCGTCGCATGTCGCAGCACGCCGCCCCGACGACCGTGGGCCAACCCGTCGATCCGCCCGCTTTCGTGATCGACCGGCTGTTCTGTAAGTCGTCGGAGACGATGGAGGAGCTCCCCGACGACTGTGTCGCCCTCATGGTCACCTCACCCCCGTACAACGTGGGCAAGGAGTACGACGACGACCTCACCCTCCACGACTACCTGGACCTGCTGCACCGGGTACTCAAGGAGACGGCGCGGGTGCTGGAGCCGGGGGGCCGGGTTGCGGTCAACATCGCCAACCTGGGTCGCAAGCCGTATCTGCCCCTCAACCACCACGTGGCCGGGATGCTTGCCGACATCGGGCTGCTACTGCGGGGCGAGATCATCTGGCAGAAGGCCGCCGGCGCCGGAGGATCGTGCGCCTGGGGATCCTGGCGGTCGGCGAAGAACCCGACCCTGCGCGACGTCCACGAGTACATCCTGGTGGCGTCGAAGGGCACCTACCAGCGCAACCGGATCGGCGAGGACACCATCGCCAAGGAGGAGTTCCTCGAGGCGACCACGTCGGTGTGGCACATGAGGGCCGCCTCGGCGCGCCGCATCGGGCACCCGGCACCATTCCCCGTGGAGCTGCCGTCGCGTCTCATCGAGTTGTACACCTTCGCCGGCGACCTGGTCCTCGACCCCTTCATGGGCTCCGGGTCCACCGCCGTCGCTGCAGTGCGCATGGGCCGCCACTTCGTCGGCTACGACACGAGTCAGGCATACCTGGACATAGCCAGCGCGCGCATCGAAGGGGCGCGGTCAACGCTCAACGCTTAACGCTCAACGCCAGAGTCGGCGCGATCTTGCGTTGTGGGGTTCGGGTTCACTCGATACTTGTGTGGTGGGCGGAGGCTCAGCGCTCAGCGCAAGAGTTGGCGCGGTCCTGCGTTGAGCGTTAAGCGTTCTCTGCGTTGTCCTCCCCCCACTCCAGCCACTTGCCGTGGAAGTGGGCTCTGCCCAACTCGATCTCCTGGGCTTCGCCGTTCTCGTACCGGGTGTGGATGAGGAGTGACACCGGCCCGGGCATCTCCAGCGACACCCGGTGGATGGTTCGTTCCTCGGAACGCTCCAAGAGGGTGCGGTGGATGACGACGCGCCCCTCCTCGGGGATCTGGTTGAGGGCGAACGAGTGGTACACCAGGGGCGTGGCGTCGGCGGGCACTCCCTCGAGCAGTTTGGGGAGCTCCTCCGCCGCGTCGCCCCGGATCACCGGTGGCGGGTCCTGCCGGGCGACGGCGAGAGCGGTCTCGAGGCGGACGAAGCGTGCCTTCGACTCGGGCCATATCAGGGCCCGCTGCCAGGCGACGGCGTCGGCGTCGAACGGGTCGACCGGGTTGAGATCCACGCCGATGCGACCTGCCACCGTGGGCAGCGGATCGGGTACCGGTGGTGTGCCCGACCGGATCTCGGGGGTCAGCGTCAGCGGTGAGTCCTCAGGACCGGTGGTTCCCAGATGCCCGTAGTCGAAGCGGTACCGATCGAACAGCAGGTTGAGACCGGCGCTCGGTCCCAGTTCGATGAGCCACAATGGGGCCTCCGACTGGTCGGCTACGACGGCGAAGGCCGGGAGAAGGATTGAGCAGCGGAGCACCTCGTTGGTCTGGACACCGCGAGTGGTGACAAGATCGGTCAACTCGTCGACATGCCGCTCGCAGAAGTCCTTGAACAGCGGCGGTGCATCACCCTGCGGCGTGGCGTCGCGGGCGATGCTCGGATAGTGAGCAGCGAGCGGGTCCTCGGGATGCATCGCCAGCAGGTAGTGGACGGCGGCGAACAGGTTGAGCGGGGCCGGCAAGCCCTCGGGAGCCTCCCCGAGGATCGCCAGCACCGTCGGATCGTCGGCCAGGGCAGTGCCGACGGCTCCGTACAGGGGCGAGTCGGCCGCCCCAACGCTCGCCCAATGAGAAATCCGAGCGGTCAGGTTCCCGCCGTCCGGGCGGTCTCGGTTGCGCATGGGTGCGACGGTACCCGGGGTTTGGGGCTGTCTCTGCCGGGGTCAACCCTGGACCGGTACGGCACAGGCCGACGCTGTGACCCTGGTGGCGCCGGCG
Proteins encoded in this window:
- a CDS encoding heterodisulfide reductase-related iron-sulfur binding cluster, which codes for MVRLVWALVFVAPASVLLLWWLGGLTPKHDPEVGRVVFGNIPDPVVVGFYIAVTLVIGYAVYLFAIRVKNWDRGAAETRRGLWGRRLRELERGLSMRSVMERKDTGLMHAMIYYGFIVLFLGTVTLELDNIAPTSLKFLEGAFYQWYSLILDAFGLVFLAGLAWAAIRRWGVRPWRARTKSKPEDALILGLLAFLGISGFAVEGARIALVGRPAFETWSFVGYPLSGLVPQASASAIHLAWWVTHAVAFLAFLVVLPTTKLRHMFMSPLNMALAPHERPKGAMREMPNLLEMTEELETVGASKVAEFTWKQLLDTDACTICGRCTSVCPANATGKPLDPREIVLKLGEVAAATASPRITPPVGLDAAITVSSDSVFERITAEELWACTSCRACDEVCPVDIEILDKILDMRRFLTLIEGEFPAELGKTFISLENSSNPYGMSQQNRADWTASLDFEVKRLGEPGVTAEYLYWVGCAGSFDDRNKKVTVSTARLLHEAGVDFAILGPMELCTGDPARRAGNEFVFQQLALQNIQTLDDLGVRKVVTQCPHCFNTIANEYPQFGGSYEVVHHSQVLMDLLADGRITPKGPSDQRITYHDPCYLGRHNDVYVAPRDVLSSIAGELVEMPRCGTGSFCCGAGGSRMWMEEHDGKKVNIERTEEAIATGADVIATGCPFCYVMLDDGVKELGNEEVVVQDLAMLLARRVFDE
- a CDS encoding site-specific DNA-methyltransferase; protein product: MGTETASFGAGKRESHDAAAFYGRRMSQHAAPTTVGQPVDPPAFVIDRLFCKSSETMEELPDDCVALMVTSPPYNVGKEYDDDLTLHDYLDLLHRVLKETARVLEPGGRVAVNIANLGRKPYLPLNHHVAGMLADIGLLLRGEIIWQKAAGAGGSCAWGSWRSAKNPTLRDVHEYILVASKGTYQRNRIGEDTIAKEEFLEATTSVWHMRAASARRIGHPAPFPVELPSRLIELYTFAGDLVLDPFMGSGSTAVAAVRMGRHFVGYDTSQAYLDIASARIEGARSTLNA
- a CDS encoding DUF2332 domain-containing protein encodes the protein MRNRDRPDGGNLTARISHWASVGAADSPLYGAVGTALADDPTVLAILGEAPEGLPAPLNLFAAVHYLLAMHPEDPLAAHYPSIARDATPQGDAPPLFKDFCERHVDELTDLVTTRGVQTNEVLRCSILLPAFAVVADQSEAPLWLIELGPSAGLNLLFDRYRFDYGHLGTTGPEDSPLTLTPEIRSGTPPVPDPLPTVAGRIGVDLNPVDPFDADAVAWQRALIWPESKARFVRLETALAVARQDPPPVIRGDAAEELPKLLEGVPADATPLVYHSFALNQIPEEGRVVIHRTLLERSEERTIHRVSLEMPGPVSLLIHTRYENGEAQEIELGRAHFHGKWLEWGEDNAENA